One genomic segment of Rhizobium sp. BT03 includes these proteins:
- a CDS encoding ABC transporter ATP-binding protein yields the protein MLVQDSWAHRTIEKDVLLDVRDLETHFFGEESVTRALGGVSFQVKKGETLGVVGESGCGKSVTALSILRLLPKLSARTVGGEVRFHGQSLLDLSEREMRKIRGDKIAMIFQDPMTSLNPVYTVGRQIAEAVEIHTGASRSEALSKAAEMLRLVRIADPERRVNNYPHEMSGGMRQRAMIAMALACSPELLIADEPTTALDVTIQAQILRLIVELKERTGTAVMFITHDLGVVAETCQRVIVMYAGRIVEHATVTDLFARPMHPYTKALMRSVPDRRRGKERRLPEIPGIVPSLREPIAGCSFAARCPFATDVCRGKAPVLEDYGADHAAACWHVEEVVSA from the coding sequence ATGCTGGTGCAAGACTCATGGGCGCATCGTACAATCGAGAAGGACGTGCTTCTGGATGTTCGAGATCTCGAGACCCACTTCTTCGGTGAAGAGAGCGTCACCCGCGCCTTGGGCGGCGTAAGCTTTCAGGTGAAGAAAGGCGAAACGCTCGGCGTTGTTGGCGAATCCGGCTGCGGCAAGAGCGTGACGGCTCTGTCCATTCTGCGCCTGCTGCCGAAGCTGTCCGCCAGGACGGTGGGCGGCGAGGTTCGCTTCCATGGCCAGAGCCTCCTGGATCTGTCCGAGCGGGAAATGCGAAAGATCCGCGGCGACAAGATCGCGATGATCTTCCAAGATCCGATGACGAGCCTCAATCCTGTTTACACGGTCGGCCGTCAGATTGCAGAAGCGGTGGAAATTCATACCGGTGCCTCCCGTTCGGAGGCGTTGTCAAAGGCTGCAGAGATGCTGCGCCTTGTCCGCATTGCGGACCCCGAGCGCCGCGTGAACAACTACCCCCATGAGATGTCCGGCGGCATGCGCCAGCGCGCCATGATCGCCATGGCGCTCGCTTGCTCACCCGAACTCCTGATCGCTGACGAACCGACGACGGCGCTTGATGTCACAATTCAGGCGCAGATCCTGCGGCTGATCGTCGAGCTGAAGGAGCGCACGGGAACCGCGGTAATGTTCATCACCCATGATCTCGGCGTCGTCGCCGAGACCTGCCAGCGCGTGATCGTGATGTATGCCGGCCGCATCGTCGAGCATGCAACGGTGACGGATCTCTTCGCCAGGCCAATGCATCCATACACCAAGGCTCTCATGCGCTCGGTCCCCGACAGGCGACGCGGGAAAGAGCGCCGCCTGCCGGAGATCCCCGGAATCGTGCCGAGCCTGCGCGAGCCGATTGCCGGGTGCAGCTTTGCGGCGCGTTGTCCGTTCGCCACTGATGTTTGTCGAGGGAAGGCGCCTGTACTTGAAGACTACGGCGCAGATCACGCAGCAGCCTGCTGGCATGTCGAGGAGGTAGTGAGCGCATGA
- a CDS encoding ABC transporter ATP-binding protein: MSGPLLKVEKLVKHYPLGGGIFNRDPLVVRAVEDVSFSVEAGETLCIVGESGCGKSTIARLLMRLIDPTDGRVLLDGTDIASLNKDEVRYWRRRMQMVFQDPYSSLNPRLTAGQIITEPVENFERLDRKKRDALAAELLQKVGLAPEIMHRLPSELSGGQRQRLGIARALSLKPAIIIADEAVSALDVSVQAQILNLLMNLQEELGIAFVFISHDLGVVEHIGHRVAVMYLGRIVELATCEALFTKPVHPYSEALIAAAPVPDPTQVRSGEVLEGEVPSPVNPPRGCAFHPRCPLAIERCGINVPPLVPMADGRVVACHVRAPVADIPAQPAMAVRS; this comes from the coding sequence ATGAGCGGTCCCCTATTGAAAGTCGAAAAACTGGTCAAGCACTATCCGCTCGGTGGAGGCATCTTCAATAGAGATCCACTGGTTGTGCGAGCGGTCGAGGATGTCTCCTTTTCTGTTGAGGCAGGCGAGACCCTCTGCATTGTCGGCGAATCCGGTTGCGGCAAGTCGACAATCGCAAGGCTGCTGATGCGGCTCATAGACCCGACGGATGGCCGCGTGCTGCTCGATGGAACCGACATTGCGAGCCTCAACAAAGACGAGGTTCGGTATTGGCGTCGTCGGATGCAGATGGTATTTCAGGACCCCTATTCGTCGCTGAACCCACGGCTCACGGCCGGACAAATCATCACGGAACCGGTTGAGAACTTTGAGCGTCTGGACCGGAAGAAGCGCGATGCACTGGCTGCTGAGTTACTGCAAAAGGTAGGTCTGGCGCCTGAGATCATGCATAGGCTTCCGTCCGAATTATCGGGCGGTCAGCGCCAAAGGCTTGGGATTGCGCGCGCGCTATCGCTCAAGCCGGCGATCATCATCGCCGACGAAGCAGTTTCGGCTCTCGACGTTTCCGTGCAGGCCCAGATCCTGAACCTTCTCATGAACCTTCAGGAGGAGTTGGGGATAGCTTTCGTCTTCATCTCGCACGACCTTGGCGTCGTGGAGCATATCGGCCATCGTGTGGCGGTCATGTATCTGGGACGGATTGTGGAACTGGCAACCTGCGAGGCGCTGTTCACCAAACCGGTTCATCCCTACTCCGAAGCGTTGATCGCGGCTGCTCCGGTGCCCGACCCTACGCAGGTTCGGTCAGGGGAGGTTTTGGAAGGCGAGGTCCCAAGCCCAGTCAATCCGCCGCGCGGGTGCGCATTTCACCCGCGCTGTCCCCTCGCGATCGAGCGCTGCGGGATCAACGTGCCACCTTTGGTGCCGATGGCAGACGGGCGTGTCGTGGCATGTCATGTGCGTGCTCCTGTTGCAGACATTCCTGCGCAGCCGGCTATGGCGGTACGTTCATGA